The Alkalibacter saccharofermentans DSM 14828 genome has a window encoding:
- a CDS encoding TM1266 family iron-only hydrogenase system putative regulator, whose translation MNNRIGVVGIVIEDSQQVDKINDILHVHAGVIAGRMGIPHPNGRDVNVISIVVDGTTDDIGSLTGKLGVLNGVSVKSALSKKTY comes from the coding sequence ATGAATAACAGAATCGGAGTTGTAGGCATTGTTATAGAAGATTCACAACAGGTGGATAAAATAAACGACATACTCCATGTTCATGCCGGAGTCATTGCCGGAAGAATGGGAATTCCCCACCCCAATGGACGGGATGTAAATGTGATATCGATAGTCGTAGATGGAACAACAGACGATATCGGAAGCTTGACGGGAAAACTTGGAGTATTAAATGGAGTTAGCGTAAAAAGCGCATTGTCCAAAAAAACATATTAA
- a CDS encoding peptidoglycan D,D-transpeptidase FtsI family protein, with protein MKENKKALRVLAIVCILFLSLIGYLTYFEIFLKESVVANSYNKRQWEYANNKLRGSIFDRDGETLAYSEGEGTDQVRIYPHNGLYSHVIGYHSIIYGNSFLESVYQKELSGNTPLGNVLDIKNKLTGEDGFGNNLHLTIDHDLQRKALNLLKGRNGAIVAVNPKTGEILAMAGNPIFNPNESNLVKNWSSMLESQDSPFLSRSLQGLYAPGSTFKLVTAAAALENGYENYTFEDSGSVAIDGMTIRNSGSRAYGALDITKAFSLSSNTYFATLGVELGESIMKSGAENFGLNKNLPFNLSVRQSTFPYKKMAQTELAASAIGQGQILVTPIQMAMAASAIANDGVMMEPYLVSNITDINRNILFSATPKEYSTSVSIQTAEKLTDMMVEAVNSGTGKNAKISGVLTAGKTGTAQNEKSSSEGGNEHAWFMGFAPADDPQIAVAVILEYSGSSGGSAAAPIAKSVMEAWLK; from the coding sequence ATGAAGGAAAATAAAAAGGCTCTTAGAGTTTTGGCAATAGTATGTATACTTTTTCTTTCCCTCATAGGATATCTGACATACTTCGAGATATTTTTAAAAGAATCTGTGGTGGCAAATTCTTACAACAAACGCCAGTGGGAATACGCTAACAACAAACTGAGAGGTTCCATATTCGACAGAGACGGCGAAACCTTAGCCTATAGCGAGGGAGAGGGAACTGACCAAGTGAGGATTTATCCCCACAATGGACTTTACAGCCATGTGATTGGTTATCATTCAATAATATATGGCAACTCATTTCTCGAGTCTGTTTATCAAAAGGAATTAAGCGGAAACACTCCTTTAGGAAATGTCTTGGATATAAAAAATAAATTGACAGGGGAGGACGGCTTTGGAAACAACCTCCACCTTACTATCGATCATGACCTTCAAAGGAAAGCTCTAAATTTGTTGAAAGGCCGAAATGGAGCTATTGTAGCCGTCAATCCCAAAACAGGAGAGATCTTGGCAATGGCCGGCAACCCGATATTTAATCCTAATGAATCAAATTTGGTTAAAAATTGGTCCTCTATGCTAGAATCTCAAGATTCGCCATTTCTATCAAGATCCCTACAGGGATTATACGCACCAGGATCTACCTTCAAGCTGGTAACTGCAGCGGCTGCGCTGGAAAACGGGTATGAAAATTACACTTTTGAAGATTCCGGAAGTGTGGCAATTGATGGAATGACCATCAGGAATTCTGGATCTAGAGCATATGGGGCTCTTGATATTACAAAGGCATTTTCCCTATCCAGCAATACCTACTTTGCCACCTTGGGGGTAGAGCTCGGAGAAAGCATAATGAAATCCGGTGCTGAAAATTTTGGGCTGAATAAGAATCTGCCCTTTAACCTATCGGTTAGGCAGAGCACTTTCCCATATAAAAAGATGGCTCAGACTGAGCTTGCCGCCTCCGCAATAGGGCAGGGACAGATACTGGTTACTCCCATCCAGATGGCAATGGCCGCATCGGCAATCGCCAATGATGGAGTCATGATGGAGCCTTATTTAGTCAGCAATATAACCGATATCAACAGGAATATATTATTCAGTGCGACACCTAAAGAATACAGCACATCGGTATCTATTCAAACTGCCGAGAAGCTGACTGACATGATGGTGGAAGCTGTCAATAGCGGAACCGGTAAAAATGCCAAAATTTCCGGCGTACTGACTGCCGGAAAGACCGGAACGGCTCAAAACGAAAAATCCTCTTCTGAGGGAGGGAACGAACACGCTTGGTTTATGGGATTCGCTCCTGCAGATGACCCTCAAATTGCTGTAGCTGTTATTCTCGAGTATAGCGGTTCATCGGGTGGAAGCGCAGCAGCTCCAATAGCCAAAAGTGTTATGGAAGCATGGCTGAAATAA
- a CDS encoding TIGR03905 family TSCPD domain-containing protein codes for MDTKNFTYKTTGVCSGEINISLKGNTIKCIEFVGGCEGNASGISSLLVGMDIAAVIERLKGIGCSGRPTSCPDQLSIALEEFNNAMD; via the coding sequence TTGGATACTAAAAACTTCACTTACAAAACAACGGGCGTATGCTCAGGGGAAATAAACATCTCATTGAAAGGAAACACCATAAAATGCATCGAATTCGTAGGAGGCTGTGAAGGCAATGCAAGTGGTATTTCCAGCCTGTTGGTAGGGATGGATATAGCTGCTGTTATAGAAAGGCTTAAAGGCATAGGTTGCAGCGGAAGACCTACATCCTGCCCAGATCAACTTTCAATAGCTTTAGAAGAATTCAATAATGCAATGGACTGA
- the hydG gene encoding [FeFe] hydrogenase H-cluster radical SAM maturase HydG: MKKFIDDLKIHTLLEEGKKASREDILRILDKSRKLQTLSIEETACLLQCEDDELVDEMKNTANYIKETIYGNRIVMFAPLYVSNHCVNQCGYCGFKCENDFGRRKLRDEEIEKEVRIIENMGHKRIALEAGEDDENCPIDYILHAMDVIYKTKLDNGSIRRINVNIAATTVENYKKLKEAGIGTYILFQETYHEDTYKKYHISGPKSDYLYHLTAMDRAMEGGVDDVGIGALFGLYDHKFEALGLLMHRDHLEEKYGVGPHTISVPRIKKAKGVAAEKFPYGVNDEDFKKLVAILRCAVPYTGIILSTRENSKMREELIQMGVSQLSSGSRTEVGGYSDKDNVEDQFEKADKRPSADVIDSLLRQGFLPSYCTACYRAGRTGDRFMQVAKSGNIHNLCHPNAMLTLKEYLMDYADEDLRRLGEDVIKKNIQIVPSEKMREITLDRLARIEDGERDLFF, encoded by the coding sequence ATGAAAAAATTTATAGATGACCTGAAAATCCACACACTCCTTGAAGAGGGCAAAAAAGCTTCAAGGGAGGATATCTTAAGGATTCTAGATAAATCAAGGAAGCTTCAGACCCTTTCAATAGAGGAAACCGCATGCCTGTTGCAATGCGAGGACGATGAACTCGTAGACGAGATGAAAAACACGGCAAATTATATAAAAGAAACTATCTACGGAAACAGAATAGTGATGTTCGCCCCTCTTTACGTTTCAAACCACTGCGTAAATCAGTGTGGATACTGTGGATTTAAATGTGAAAATGATTTCGGAAGAAGAAAACTAAGGGATGAGGAAATAGAAAAGGAAGTAAGGATAATCGAGAATATGGGTCACAAGAGAATCGCTCTGGAAGCAGGAGAAGATGATGAGAACTGTCCTATTGACTACATACTTCATGCAATGGATGTCATATATAAAACCAAGCTGGACAACGGCAGCATCAGAAGAATCAACGTAAATATAGCGGCGACTACTGTAGAAAACTACAAAAAGCTAAAAGAGGCGGGCATAGGAACGTACATCTTGTTTCAAGAGACTTATCATGAGGATACTTATAAAAAATATCATATTTCCGGTCCTAAGTCCGACTATCTCTACCACCTTACAGCCATGGACAGGGCTATGGAGGGTGGCGTTGACGATGTAGGCATAGGAGCTCTATTTGGCCTTTACGACCATAAATTCGAGGCATTGGGGCTGTTGATGCACAGGGATCACCTTGAAGAAAAGTACGGAGTAGGTCCACACACTATTTCAGTGCCGAGGATAAAAAAAGCCAAAGGCGTCGCTGCAGAAAAATTCCCTTACGGGGTTAATGACGAGGACTTTAAAAAACTGGTAGCCATATTGAGATGCGCTGTTCCATATACGGGGATAATCCTTTCAACAAGAGAGAACTCTAAAATGAGAGAAGAGCTTATTCAAATGGGAGTTTCACAGCTTAGCTCAGGCTCGCGAACTGAGGTTGGAGGATACAGTGACAAGGATAATGTAGAGGATCAATTTGAAAAGGCGGATAAAAGACCTTCCGCCGATGTTATTGATTCACTATTAAGGCAAGGGTTTTTACCCAGCTACTGTACCGCATGCTACAGGGCGGGACGAACTGGAGATCGGTTCATGCAGGTAGCTAAAAGCGGCAATATCCACAATTTATGCCATCCAAATGCAATGCTGACCCTTAAAGAATATTTGATGGATTATGCGGATGAAGATTTGAGAAGGCTTGGAGAAGATGTAATAAAAAAGAACATTCAAATAGTGCCAAGCGAAAAAATGCGGGAAATTACATTGGATAGGCTGGCTAGGATAGAAGACGGGGAAAGAGATTTGTTTTTTTAA